A stretch of the Lolium perenne isolate Kyuss_39 chromosome 3, Kyuss_2.0, whole genome shotgun sequence genome encodes the following:
- the LOC127345212 gene encoding protein STRICTOSIDINE SYNTHASE-LIKE 10: protein MGRSFGMTALLLAALASVVSSCAAELIRTTETRWALRIPLPSGVTGAESLAFDAEGGGPYTGVSDGRVLKWGGTAVGWTTFAYHANYRKLPLCASSVVPSEETESLCGRPLGLAFHYRSGYLYIADAYKGLMRVGPDGGEAEVLVTGAEGVAFNFVNGIDVDQATGDVYFTDSSLTYPRRFNTEVVINADATGRLMKYNAETKQVTLLKEGLLYPNGVAIGYDMSYVLVAHTTPCQVFRYYLKGPKVGNYELFADLPGYPDNVRRDGQNGYWVALNQERTHPNATAPVKHLVGVRLNRDGMEVEELTAAKGVTLSEVIELDGKLWLGSVELDYVGIIAQSVYTTSL, encoded by the exons ATGGGGCGCAGCTTCGGCATGACGGCTCTCCTTCTCGCGGCACTCGCCTCCGTGGTCTCATCGTGCGCCGCTGAGCTTATCAGGACGACCGAGACTCGGTGGGCCCTCCGCATTCCGCTGCCCAGCGGCGTCACCGGCGCCGAGAGCCTCGCCTTCGACGCAGAGGGCGGAGGCCCCTACACCGGCGTCTCCGACGGCCGCGTCCTCAAGTGGGGCGGCACCGCCGTCGGCTGGACAACCTTCGCGTACCACGCCAACTACAG GAAACTTCCTCTGTGCGCGTCGTCGGTGGTGCCGTCGGAGGAGACGGAGAGCCTCTGCGGGCGCCCGCTGGGGCTTGCCTTCCACTACAGGTCGGGGTACCTGTACATCGCCGATGCGTACAAGGGGCTCATGAGGGTTGGGCCGGACGGCGGCGAGGCAGAGGTGCTGGTGACCGGGGCGGAGGGGGTGGCCTTTAACTTTGTCAACGGCATCGATGTCGATCAAGCTACCGGTGATGTTTACTTCACCGACAGCAGCCTGACCTATCCACGCAG ATTCAACACCGAAGTCGTGATAAACGCGGATGCCACAGGACGACTGATGAAGTACAATGCAGAGACAAAACAAGTCACCTTGTTGAAGGAAGGCTTACTCTACCCCAATGGCGTCGCCATCGGCTATGATATGTCATATGTTCTCGTGGCGCACACCACGCCGTGCCAGGTCTTCAGGTACTACCTGAAAGGGCCAAAGGTTGGAAACTATGAGCTATTCGCCGACCTGCCGGGCTACCCGGATAACGTGAGGCGTGACGGGCAAAATGGCTATTGGGTCGCACTGAACCAAGAGAGGACGCACCCAAATGCGACGGCTCCGGTCAAGCACTTGGTCGGGGTAAGGCTCAACCGCGATGGCATGGAGGTCGAGGAATTGACGGCGGCTAAGGGTGTCACCCTGAGCGAGGTGATAGAGCTAGACGGAAAGTTGTGGTTGGGATCGGTCGAACTTGATTACGTGGGGATCATTGCCCAATCTGTTTACACTACTAGTCTCTAG
- the LOC127345211 gene encoding uncharacterized protein: MSGYSNLVSSPPAPSVELPVPAPAPTGTAAEEGKWEGVAVGAATMVRNLSSASQRFAAVERSKSTNGHRGGGGGFQAAVRRAFSMRRQPASSLSDGYWRIHDGLDDCDDDEGAEALEEVVVDEHKKGAEPAQVQGDAASHKEIDERTPKKKRGTGIFRACKKLLGFKRV; the protein is encoded by the coding sequence ATGAGCGGCTACAGCAACCTCGTCTCCTCCCCTCCGGCGCCCAGCGTCGAGCTTCCGGTCCCGGCCCCGGCCCCGACCGGCACGGCGGCGGAGGAAGGCAAGTGGGAGGGGGTGGCGGTCGGGGCGGCGACCATGGTCAGGAACCTCTCCTCCGCCTCCCAGAGGTTCGCGGCCGTGGAGCGGAGCAAGTCCACCAACGGccaccgcggcggcggcggcggcttccaGGCCGCGGTCAGGAGGGCCTTCTCCATGAGGCGGCAGCCGGCGTCCAGCCTCTCGGACGGGTACTGGAGGATCCACGACGGCCTGGACGACTGCGACGACGACGAGGGGGCCGAGGCGCTCGAGGAGGTCGTCGTCGACGAGCACAAGAAGGGGGCGGAGCCTGCCCAGGTGCAGGGAGACGCGGCGAGCCACAAGGAGATCGACGAGcggacgccgaagaagaagaggggtactGGCATCTTCAGGGCGTGCAAGAAGCTTCTTGGATTCAAGCGTGTTTAG
- the LOC127345210 gene encoding uncharacterized protein, translated as MSESWQRSRPWPRDSAMTPSEPDAAADARAGEASTLRDFGTSMDAISFGFAATAILISIFLLMAIFEHLIKPQAFPASHSSPGHRRRNHRSPGKLQSPPMVETVMQTVDLSVLMPGQRYPTYLAQPAPLPRPPSCPREGVHWPPHDHHASYMPP; from the exons ATGAGCGAATCCTGGCAGAGGTCGAGGCCATGGCCAAGGGACTCTGCGATGACGCCGTCCGAGCCGGATGCAGCCGCGGACGCGAGGGCCGGCGAGGCGTCGACGCTGAGGGACTTCGGCACGTCGATGGACGCCATCTCGTTCGGGTTCGCGGCCACGGCCATCCtcatctccatcttcctcctcaTGGCCATCTTCGAGCACCTCATCAAGCCCCAGGCCTTCCCGGCGTCGCACAGCTCACCCGGTCACCGCCGCCGTAACCATCGCTCTCCCGGCAAACTACAGAGCCCGCCCATG GTAGAGACGGTGATGCAAACAGTGGACCTGTCGGTGCTGATGCCGGGGCAGCGGTACCCGACGTACCTGGCGCAGCCGGCGCCGCTGCCTCGGCCGCCGTCGTGTCCAAGGGAGGGGGTGCATTGGCCGCCGCACGACCACCACGCCTCCTACATGCCACCCTGA